The DNA window AGCTGCTGAGGCGGCTGCCCGAGCTCGTCGCCACCGGGCACCCCGTCGTCGTGGGTGCCTCGCGCAAGCGGTTCATCGGCGAGATCGCCGGAGGCGGCCCCGAGGAGCGGCTCGAGGGCAGCCTCGCCGCCGCGGTCTGGGCGGCGGCCATGGGCGCGGCGGCGGTGCGCGTGCACGACGTCGGGCCGACGGTGCGCGCCCTGGCCGTGACGGGCGCGATCGGAGGCGCCGGCTGAGGCGCGGGACCGTGGGCATCAGGCTTGCTGCGGGTAGAGAGACGAGTGGGCGAGCTCTGGGCAGCGGGGCCCGCCGGGCCGGCAAGAGCGGAGGCGACGTGGCCGTCGAAGCGTACATAGGCCTCGGCACGAACATCGGCGACCGGATCGGCAACATCGCGCGCGCGCTCAAGGAGATGGACGAGCTGGAAGAGGTCCGGCTGCGCGCCGTCTCGCACGTGTACGAGTCGGAGCCTTGGGGGGTGCCGGACCAGCCGACGTACGCGAACGCCGCTGCGCGCATCCGCACCACGCTGCAGGCCGACGAGCTCCTCGGCCGGTTGCAGGCCATAGAGGCGGCGATGGGACGCGTGCCCGGCGAGAGGTGGGGTCCGCGCGTGATCGACCTGGACATCCTGCTCTTCGGCGACGAGGAGTGGGCCAGCGAGACGCTCACGATCCCTCACCCGAGGATGGGGGAGCGCGATTTCGTGGTCCACCCGCTGATGGAGGTAGCGCCCAAGGGGCTGCGCTACCCCGACGGACGCCCGGTATCGAGGCGCGGGTGGCTCGGCCGGTGCAAGAACGATCTCGGACCGGTGCCGGGGTTCGAGGAGCTCTCGCCGGTTCCCGCCGAGGGCGGGGAGCTGGTGTGCTCGCTGGAGGAGCCGCAAGCGCCGGGACCGGTGGTTCCCGGCGATGTGGGGCAGTGGCGGACGATCGCCACGACAGCCGGCTTCGGCCGCCTCGACACGGGGGAGTCGCCGCTGGCGTTCAAGGAGTCGGTACTGCGGGACGAGGGGATCCCCTACGCCTACGACCCGCACCCGCCGGCTGGCGGCTTCAACCCGTGGGGCCTCGGCGCGCAGATCAAGCTGAAGGTGCCGGCCTCGGAGTACGAGCGGGCCGTCGAGGCGATCCGGGGCGCCGAGCGGGAGCGTTCCGAGGAGCGCAGCTAGCCGGCGGAGCGCCGCCGATCGCGAAGCGCCGCCGAGGAGGGCATCGGCGCAGCTGGTGGTATACTCGCAACCTCCGAACCGCCCGGCAGGCGGGGGCCGTTCGCCCACCTCCGGGCCCAGGCCCGAGGGAGGGAGCCAGTGAGCCAGCATACGCCCCCGGAGCGGGAGCGGCGCCTCACCGTCACAGGCCTGCGCGCCATGAAGGGCGCCACCCGCCGCATCGTCGCGATCACCGCCTACGACGTCGCCTTCGCGCGCCTCGTCGACGCCGCGGGCGTGGACGTCGTGCTCGTGGGCGACTCGCTGGGCATGACCGTCCTCGGGCACGGTTCGACCCTGCCCGTGACCGTGGACGACATGGTGCGGCACACCGCGGCCGTCTCCCGCGGCGTGGAGCGCGCCCTGCTCGTGGCGGACATGCCGTTCATGAGCTACCAGGCCGATCCCGCGGACGCGCTGCGCAACGCGGGGCGCCTGATGGCCGAGGGCGGGGCGCAGGCGGTCAAGCTGGAGGGCGGACGCCAGGTGGCGCCGACGATCGAGCGCCTCGTCGGTGCCGGCATCCCCGTCATAGGGCACGTCGGCCTCACGCCGCAGTCGGTGCACGCGATGGGCGGCTACCGCGTGCAGGCGCGCGAGACCGTCACCGCGCTGCGGCTGCTGGACGAGTGCCGCGCGCTGGCCGAGGCCGGCGCCTTCGCCGTGGTGCTCGAGTGCATCCCCGCCGAGCTCTCGGAAGTGGTGACCGCCGAGGTGGCGATCCCGACGATCGGGATAGGCGCCGGAGCGGGATGCGACGGCGAGGTGCAGGTGCTGCACGACCTCCTCGGGCTGACCGAGCAGACCCCCAGGCACGCCTCGCGCTTCGCGGAGATCGGCGGCGCCGTCGTGGAGGCGGTGCGCCGCTACGCGGAGCAGGTGCGCGCGGGCGAGTTCCCCGCGGAGGCGAACTGCACGCGGATGGAGCCCGCCGTCGTCGAGGAGTTGCGCCGCGCCGTCGGCGGGCGCGAGGGGCCGGAGGAGTAGCGCGTGGAGCTGCTGATCGCCAAGGAGGAGGTGCGAGAGGCGCTGGCCGAGGCCCGCCGCCGCGGCGCGCTCGTGGGCCTCGTGCCGACGATGGGCGCGCTGCACGAGGGGCACCTCTCGCTCGTGCGCGCGGCGGCGCGGCGCTGCGACGTGACGGCCGTCTCGGTCTTCGTGAACCCGACGCAGTTCGAGCGGCCCGACGACCTGGCGAGCTACCCGCGGGACCTGGAGCGCGACGTCGAGCTCCTGCGCGCCGAAGAGGCGACGTTCGTGTTCGCGCCCACGGCCGAGGAGGTCTACGGCGGAGGCGCCGAGGTCACGGTCGACCCCGGCCCGCTGGCACGGGTACTCGAGGGCGCGAGCCGTCCCGGGCACTTCGCGGGGGTGTGCACGGTGGTGGTCAAGCTGCTCAACGTCTTCATCCCCGACCTGGCGTTCTTCGGCGAGAAGGACTTCCAGCAGCTGCGGGTCCTCGAGCGGATGGTGCGCGACCTGGACTTCGGCGTGCGCGTGGTGGGATGCCCGACGGTGAGGGATGCCGACGGGCTCGCCATGTCGAGCCGCAACGCGATGCTCTCCCCCGAGGACCGAGCGGCGGCGCTGGCGCTCCCGCGAGCGCTCGAGGTCGCGCGCGAGGCCGCGCACGGCGGCGAGCTCGACGCGCGCTGGGTCGCGGCCGCGATGGATTCCACGCTGGCCAGCGCCCCAGGAATCGAGCCGGACTACGCGGAGGTGGTCGACGAACGGACGCTCGAGCCGCTCGAGCGGCTGGACCGCCCGGGTCGCGCGGTGGTGGCGGCCACGGTCGGAGGCGTGCGCCTGATCGACAACGCGGAGCTGGCGCCAGGGAGGACGGCGTGAGCGCGGCGAGCGGCATGAACGCGCCCGGCGGCCGGAGGCCGGCCGTCGAGCCCGCCGAGTCCTTGCAGCGCGAGATCCGCGAGCTCGCGGCCGAGCGCGACGCCGTGCTGCTCGCGCACAACTACCAGCGCTCCGAGATCCAGGACGTGGCCGATTTCGTCGGCGACTCGCTGGGCCTCTCGCGCACCGCCGCCGCGGCCGACGCCTCCGTGATCGTCTTCGCCGGCGTGCACTTCATGGCCGAGACCGCCAAGCTGCTCGCTCCGGAGCGCACGGTGGTGCTGCCCGAGCCGCGCGCCGGCTGCCCGATGGCGGACATGATCACGGCCGCGCAAGCCCGGGCGTGGCGCGACGAGCACCCCGGCGTGCCGCTCGTGACGTACGTGAACTCCTCGGCGGAGGTCAAGGCCGTCACGGACGTCTGCTGCACGTCCGCGAACTCGGTGCAGGTCGTCCGGGCGCTCGGCGCGCCGAAGGTCCTCTTCGCGCCCGACCGCAACCTCGCGCACTGGATCTCGTCACAGGTCCCCGAGGTCGAGATCGTGCCGTGGGAGGGCTGGTGCCCGACGCACGACCAGGTCACCGCGGCCGACGTCGCCCGCGCCAAGCGCGAGCACCCGGATGCGGAGGTCATAGCGCACCCCGAGTGCCGGCCCGACGTGCTCGAGCTCGCCGACGCGGTGCTCTCCACCAGCCAGATGCTCGTGCGCGCGAGGGAGTCGCAGGCGCGCGAGTTCGTGGTGGTGACCGAGGAGGGTCTGCTCCACGGGCTGTGCAAGGCGGCGCCGGGGAAGCGCTTCCACGCTCTGGCGCGCCGGACGCTGTGCCCGAACATGAAGCTGACCACGCTGGAGAAGGTGCGCGACTCCCTGCGCGACCTCTCCCCGGCGATCGAGGTGCCCCACGAGACCGCGGAGGCGGCGCGGGCCGCCGTGGAGCGCATGGTGGCGATCGGGTGATGGCGGAGCGGGGCCGGCACGAGGACCTTCCGACGCGCCCGCCGGCCGAGCCGCCGGCTGCGGTCGCCGAGACGCTCCCGCGGGAACTCGGCCGCCGCTACCTGCTCCCGTTCGACACCGAGGAGCTGGCCGGCCACAGGTGCGACGTGCTCGTCGTCGGCTCCGGCATCGCCGGTCTCACGACCGCGCTGGCCGCCGCCGCCCGCGGCGCGTCGGTGACGCTGCTCACCAAGGCCTCGCTGGCCGAGACGGGGACGTGGTACGCCCAAGGGGGCATCGCCGGCCCCGTGGGCGAGGCCGACAGCGTGGAGCTGCACCTGGCCGATACGCTGGTGGTGGGACAGGGCCTGTGCGACTGGCGCGTCGTGCAGGCCGTCGTGGGAGAGGCGGCCGACGCGCTGGCCGACCTGCAGGCACTCGGGGTGCATTTCGACCTCGCGGCCGACGGCGGGCCCGCCCTGGCGCGAGAGGGCGGACACAGCCTCCCCCGCGTCCTGCACACCGGTGACGCCACGGGCGCCGAGGTGCAGCGCACGCTGACGGGGACACTGCGCGCCGCGAGCGGTGTCACCGTGCGGGAGCACCGCTTCCTGGTGGACGTGCTCACTGCGGGCGAACGCTGCGCCGGTGTGCTCGCGCACGACATCGGCGGCGGCCGCAACGAGGTGTACTGGGCCGACGCGGTAGTGCTGGCCACCGGCGGATGCGGGCAGGTCTTCCGCGTCACGACGAACCCGGCCATCGCCACCGGCGACGGCGTCGCGGCGGCATGGCGCGCCGGCGCCGACATCGCGGACCTCGAGTTCGTGCAGTTCCATCCCACGGCGCTGGACTCGGAGGCGGAGCCCAAGTTCCTCATCACCGAGGCGCTGCGCGGCGAGGGCGCCTACCTGCTGGACTGCGACGAGGAGCGGTTCATGACCGGCGTGCACCCGCTCGCCGAGCTCGCTCCTCGGGACGTCGTCAGCCGCGAGATGGAGCGGGTGATGGCGCGGTGCCGGCGGCCGAACGTGTGGCTGGACGCGCGGCACCTGGGCGGCGAGATGCTGAGCGAGCGCTTCCCGACGGTGTGGGAGCGATGCCGCGAGGCCGGGTACGACCTCGCGCGAGACCTGATCCCCGTCGCGCCGGCGGCGCACTACATGATCGGGGGCGTCTGGGTCGACATCGACGGGAGGACGTCGCTGCCGGGCCTGTACGCCGCCGGCGAGGTGACGGCGAGCGGCCTTCATGGAGCGAACCGGCTGGCGAGCAACTCGCTGCTGGAGGGGCTCGTCTTCTCCCGCCGCATCGTTCGGGCACTGGAGGGAGCGAGCGTGCCCGGTCCCCGCGCCTCCCGGGTCGTCTCCGGCGAGGCGGAGACGACGTCGGCGCTCGCGCTGGAGGTCGGACGCGACACCTTGAAGCGCACGATGAGCGAGTTCGTGGGCACGCGCCGTTCCGAGGGCAGCCTCGCCGAGGCGGCGGGCATCCTCGGCGGCATGGCGCGGATGCTGGCGGTCTCGCTGCGCCGCGCGGAGGAGCTCGAGTTGCAGAACATGGTCACGGTCGCGGCCCTCATCGCACACGCGGCGTGGATGCGCAGCGAGACGCGCGGCGCCCACAGTCGCCTCGACTTCCCCGAGCGCGACGACGAGCACTGGCGCGTGCGACTCATCTGGGGGCGCTCGGCGGGGCCCAAGACGGTCGCCGTGGGCGAGCACCCCGAGCCGCGACCCGCCGCCGAGCCCTGTGGCGAGGGCTGACCGGTGCACGAGGCACCCTCGGCCGACGAGCTCGTCGCCTCGGCCCTCGCCGAGGACCTCGGCGTGCCCGCCGCGTCGCTGCTCGCCGGAGGCGACCCGTCGGTGCTCGCCCGCGACGTCACCTCCTCCGCCGTCGTGCCGGCGGGCGTGCGCTTCTCCGGCGTCGTGCGCGCGCGCGAGGGGGGCGTGGTATGCGGTCTGCCGCTGGCGGCTAGCGTATACGCCATGCTGTCCCGGGCGGCCGCGTTGAGCGAGCCCGTCGAGGTGTACCCGCTGGTGGCCGAGGGGTCCGCCGTGAGGGGGGGCGAGGCGGTGGCCGAGGTCGAGGGCGAGGCGCGAGCCGTGCTCGCCGGCGAGAGGACGGCGCTCAACCTGTTGAGCACCCTGTCGGGCATAGCCACGGAGGCACGGAGGTGGGCCGATGCCGCCGGCGGCCTCACCGTCACCGACACGCGCAAGACCCTGCCGGGGCTGCGCGCGCTCTCCAAGTACGCCGTGCGCGTCGGCGGCGCAGCGAACCACAGGGCCGGCCTGCACGACATGGTGCTCGTCAAGGACAACCACTTGCGATGGGCGGGGGGCGTCGGCGAGGCCGTCCGGCGGGCGCGCGAGAACGTCCCGGGCCTGCTCGTCGAGGTCGAGGCCGACACGCTGGCACAGGCCGTGGAGGCCGTGCGCGCCGGCGCGGACCTGGTGCTGCTGGACAACATGGACGACGCCGAGCTCGCCGAGGCGGTCTCGGCGGTACGAGAGGCGGCGGCCGACGCCGGCCGCTCGGTGAGAACCGAGGCATCGGGCGGCATCACGTTCGAGCGGCTCGCCGGGATCGCCGCGACCGGCGTGGACCGGGTGTCGGCGGGCGCGATCACGCTTGCGCGGCCGCTGGACTTCGGATTGGATGAGGAAGACCGGTAGTAGCGGACGGCGCTTCCGGCGGGAGCGGGAGATGACCTTCGAGGATCCGCGTGTCGAGCACTCGTACACCCGCGCGCGCGCCGCGTGCGCCGCCGTGGCCGCGGTGCTGCCGCTGCTGCTGCTCGTGTCGTGGCTGTCCGATCCGGCCCCCCGGCCGCCGGACCCGCTGACCGTCCTCGTGATGGGTGCCGCCGGGCTCTCGCCGCTCGTGTCGGCGCCGCTGGTCACGACGATGATGCTGGCCCACGCGGCCCGGCCCTCCTCCGAAGGCGGGACGTCGGCCGGCGAGGCGGGGGACCAGCTGTTCACGATCTCGGTCGTGCGCTGCACGCTGTGGGAGCTGCCTCTGCTGCTGGGCTTCGTGCTCTACGCCATGTACGGCAGCCTCGCGCTGTACGCGCCGTTCGTGCTCGTCTCCGCCGCCGGTCTCGCCGCCTACCAGCCGAGGCGGGCGCTGTGGGAGACGTGGCTCGCCGCGATCGAGCGGGGGCGCCCCGGCGTCTCCCGCCCCGTGAGCTGAGGCGGCGTGGACCTCCCCGCCACCGGGATCCCCGTCCTGGACTGGTTCCTCGCGCTGCTCGGCGCGTACGGGTACCCGATCACCTTCGGCGCCACCGTGCTGGAGAACCTGTTCGTCATCGGCTCGGTCACCCCGGGCGAGACCATCGTGATGGCCGCGGCGTTCGTCTCCGTGCAAGCCGAGAACATGAACCCGGCGACCGTGTGGGTGATATCGGTCGTCGGCACGGTGACGGGGAGCAACGTGAGCTACCTGCTCGGAAGGCGCGGCGGGAGGCCGGCGCTGATGCGCTACGGGCATCGCTTCCATATCTCCGAGGAGCGCATCCGCGCGGCCGAGGAGTACTTCGACGTGCACGGCTCCAAGACGGTCCTGCTGTCGCGCTTCGCGGCCGGCATCAAGAACTTCGTGCCCATGATCGCCGGAGCGAGCCGCATGCGCCTGTGGGTGTTCGAGGCCTACGTGCTGCTCGGCGCCGTGATCTACACCTCGATCATGGTCGGGCTCGGCGTGCTCTTCGGCGAGAACTTCCCCCGCGCGCTGGGCCTGGCCGCTCGGCTCGGTTACGCGGGGCTGGCGCTGTTCGTGGTCGTGATCGTCTCGGCCGTGATCGCGCGGCGGCGCTACGTCGCCCGCAAGCTGCGCGAGGCGGCGGAGGTCGCCGAGCGAGCGGCCGAGGAGGTCGCCGAGGCGGTCCGCGGCGAGAGAGGCGACGACGAAGGGCGCAAGTGGTGAACACCCGCCGGGCCGTCCTCGCCGCGCTGCGCGACGCCGGGGCCTCCGGCGTCTCGGGCGAGGCGGTCGCGCGCGCGCTGGGGATGAGCCGCGCCGCGGTCGCCAAGCACGTCGCCGCGCTTCGGGCGGCCGGCTACGGGATCGAGGCCGCGCCCGGCTCGGGCTACGCCCTCACGGCGGTGCCCGACCTTCCGCTGCCCGAGGAGGTCGCCCCGCTCCTGGACTCGGCGATCTGGGCCGACCTGCGCGGCGGGGGGGAGACCGGCTCGACGAACGACGACGCCAAGGCGCTCGCAAGGGCGGGTGCGCCCGAGGGCACCGTCGTGCTGGCCGCCCGGCAGACGGCGGGACGCGGCCGCTTCGCGCGCGCGTGGTCCTCGCCGCCCGGCGGGCTGTACCTCTCGGTGGTGCTGCGGCCGCCGCTGCCGCTGCCCGAGGCCTCTCCGCTGCCGCTGGCGGTCTCGCTGGGCGTGGCGCGCGGTCTGCGATCCCTCGGCGTCCCGGCGGCGCTGAAGTGGCCGAACGACGTCGTGCTGCCCGCGGGCGGGGCCGCGCCGGGGAAGCTGGCCGGAGTGCTGCTCGAGGTCTCGGCCGAGGCCGACGCGCTCGAGTGGGTCGTCGCCGGCATCGGCGTGAACGTGCGCAGGCCGGCGGGCGGGTCGCCGTTCCCCGACGCCGCCTACGCCGAGGACGCCCTCGGCGGCGCCGCGCCTCCGCTGGCCGCGGTGGCCGCCGCCGCGCTCGACGGCGTCGGGGGCGCCTACCTGGCGTTCCTGGCCGGCGGTTTCGAGCAGCTCGCCGGCGAGTACGAGGCTCGCTGGGTGCTGGGAGGGCGGGAGGTGCGCGTCTCCGACGCGCGCGGTGGGGTCGTCGCGGAGGGGACCGCCGCGGGTGTGGACGGCTGCGGTAGGCTG is part of the Coriobacteriia bacterium genome and encodes:
- the folK gene encoding 2-amino-4-hydroxy-6-hydroxymethyldihydropteridine diphosphokinase is translated as MAVEAYIGLGTNIGDRIGNIARALKEMDELEEVRLRAVSHVYESEPWGVPDQPTYANAAARIRTTLQADELLGRLQAIEAAMGRVPGERWGPRVIDLDILLFGDEEWASETLTIPHPRMGERDFVVHPLMEVAPKGLRYPDGRPVSRRGWLGRCKNDLGPVPGFEELSPVPAEGGELVCSLEEPQAPGPVVPGDVGQWRTIATTAGFGRLDTGESPLAFKESVLRDEGIPYAYDPHPPAGGFNPWGLGAQIKLKVPASEYERAVEAIRGAERERSEERS
- the panB gene encoding 3-methyl-2-oxobutanoate hydroxymethyltransferase — translated: MKGATRRIVAITAYDVAFARLVDAAGVDVVLVGDSLGMTVLGHGSTLPVTVDDMVRHTAAVSRGVERALLVADMPFMSYQADPADALRNAGRLMAEGGAQAVKLEGGRQVAPTIERLVGAGIPVIGHVGLTPQSVHAMGGYRVQARETVTALRLLDECRALAEAGAFAVVLECIPAELSEVVTAEVAIPTIGIGAGAGCDGEVQVLHDLLGLTEQTPRHASRFAEIGGAVVEAVRRYAEQVRAGEFPAEANCTRMEPAVVEELRRAVGGREGPEE
- a CDS encoding pantoate--beta-alanine ligase, producing the protein MLIAKEEVREALAEARRRGALVGLVPTMGALHEGHLSLVRAAARRCDVTAVSVFVNPTQFERPDDLASYPRDLERDVELLRAEEATFVFAPTAEEVYGGGAEVTVDPGPLARVLEGASRPGHFAGVCTVVVKLLNVFIPDLAFFGEKDFQQLRVLERMVRDLDFGVRVVGCPTVRDADGLAMSSRNAMLSPEDRAAALALPRALEVAREAAHGGELDARWVAAAMDSTLASAPGIEPDYAEVVDERTLEPLERLDRPGRAVVAATVGGVRLIDNAELAPGRTA
- the nadA gene encoding quinolinate synthase NadA; the encoded protein is MNAPGGRRPAVEPAESLQREIRELAAERDAVLLAHNYQRSEIQDVADFVGDSLGLSRTAAAADASVIVFAGVHFMAETAKLLAPERTVVLPEPRAGCPMADMITAAQARAWRDEHPGVPLVTYVNSSAEVKAVTDVCCTSANSVQVVRALGAPKVLFAPDRNLAHWISSQVPEVEIVPWEGWCPTHDQVTAADVARAKREHPDAEVIAHPECRPDVLELADAVLSTSQMLVRARESQAREFVVVTEEGLLHGLCKAAPGKRFHALARRTLCPNMKLTTLEKVRDSLRDLSPAIEVPHETAEAARAAVERMVAIG
- the nadB gene encoding L-aspartate oxidase; protein product: MAERGRHEDLPTRPPAEPPAAVAETLPRELGRRYLLPFDTEELAGHRCDVLVVGSGIAGLTTALAAAARGASVTLLTKASLAETGTWYAQGGIAGPVGEADSVELHLADTLVVGQGLCDWRVVQAVVGEAADALADLQALGVHFDLAADGGPALAREGGHSLPRVLHTGDATGAEVQRTLTGTLRAASGVTVREHRFLVDVLTAGERCAGVLAHDIGGGRNEVYWADAVVLATGGCGQVFRVTTNPAIATGDGVAAAWRAGADIADLEFVQFHPTALDSEAEPKFLITEALRGEGAYLLDCDEERFMTGVHPLAELAPRDVVSREMERVMARCRRPNVWLDARHLGGEMLSERFPTVWERCREAGYDLARDLIPVAPAAHYMIGGVWVDIDGRTSLPGLYAAGEVTASGLHGANRLASNSLLEGLVFSRRIVRALEGASVPGPRASRVVSGEAETTSALALEVGRDTLKRTMSEFVGTRRSEGSLAEAAGILGGMARMLAVSLRRAEELELQNMVTVAALIAHAAWMRSETRGAHSRLDFPERDDEHWRVRLIWGRSAGPKTVAVGEHPEPRPAAEPCGEG
- the nadC gene encoding carboxylating nicotinate-nucleotide diphosphorylase, which encodes MHEAPSADELVASALAEDLGVPAASLLAGGDPSVLARDVTSSAVVPAGVRFSGVVRAREGGVVCGLPLAASVYAMLSRAAALSEPVEVYPLVAEGSAVRGGEAVAEVEGEARAVLAGERTALNLLSTLSGIATEARRWADAAGGLTVTDTRKTLPGLRALSKYAVRVGGAANHRAGLHDMVLVKDNHLRWAGGVGEAVRRARENVPGLLVEVEADTLAQAVEAVRAGADLVLLDNMDDAELAEAVSAVREAAADAGRSVRTEASGGITFERLAGIAATGVDRVSAGAITLARPLDFGLDEEDR
- a CDS encoding DedA family protein, yielding MDLPATGIPVLDWFLALLGAYGYPITFGATVLENLFVIGSVTPGETIVMAAAFVSVQAENMNPATVWVISVVGTVTGSNVSYLLGRRGGRPALMRYGHRFHISEERIRAAEEYFDVHGSKTVLLSRFAAGIKNFVPMIAGASRMRLWVFEAYVLLGAVIYTSIMVGLGVLFGENFPRALGLAARLGYAGLALFVVVIVSAVIARRRYVARKLREAAEVAERAAEEVAEAVRGERGDDEGRKW